A genomic region of Stenotrophomonas sp. NA06056 contains the following coding sequences:
- a CDS encoding AraC family transcriptional regulator — translation MSAAGKALWYIESHADKPLALADIAAAAGLSAFHLSRLFQARTGTSVVRYLRGRRLTAAAQQLANGAGDILQVALAAGYSTHAAFTRAFCEQFGQTPERVRERGLAELALVHAIRLDDAPQPCSEAPRLIDCTPFQVAGIGMRHTRDSGGAIPGQWAQLNREWPTPAAVSFGVCCNSDDEGGFDYIAALPVNALPSVPAHWQRVDVPARRYLVAWHGSHISTIRSTWFWLLDQYLPANNLSLANAPDLERYDTRFDEHSGHGGVEIWLPVDQRPA, via the coding sequence ATGAGCGCGGCAGGCAAAGCGTTGTGGTACATCGAAAGCCATGCAGACAAGCCGCTGGCGCTGGCCGACATCGCAGCCGCCGCGGGACTGTCTGCCTTCCACCTGTCGCGCCTGTTCCAGGCCCGCACCGGCACCTCGGTAGTGCGCTACCTGCGCGGACGCCGCCTGACCGCCGCGGCGCAGCAGCTGGCCAACGGCGCAGGTGACATCCTGCAGGTGGCGCTGGCAGCGGGTTACAGCACGCATGCTGCGTTCACCCGTGCCTTCTGCGAGCAGTTCGGGCAGACCCCGGAGCGTGTGCGCGAGCGCGGTCTGGCGGAGCTGGCGCTGGTGCACGCGATCCGCCTCGACGACGCGCCACAGCCTTGCAGCGAGGCGCCCAGGCTGATCGACTGCACGCCCTTCCAGGTAGCCGGCATCGGCATGCGCCACACCCGCGACAGCGGCGGTGCGATTCCCGGGCAGTGGGCGCAGCTCAACCGCGAATGGCCAACGCCGGCTGCGGTCAGTTTCGGTGTGTGCTGCAACAGCGACGACGAGGGCGGCTTCGACTACATCGCAGCGCTGCCGGTAAACGCGCTGCCATCGGTGCCGGCGCACTGGCAGCGGGTGGATGTCCCTGCGCGCCGTTACCTGGTGGCCTGGCATGGCAGCCATATCTCCACCATCCGCTCGACCTGGTTCTGGCTACTGGACCAGTACCTGCCTGCAAACAACCTCAGCCTGGCCAACGCGCCGGACCTGGAGCGCTACGACACCCGCTTCGACGAGCACAGCGGCCACGGCGGCGTGGAAATCTGGCTGCCGGTCGATCAACGCCCTGCCTGA
- a CDS encoding alpha/beta fold hydrolase: protein MRSTRWILTLLLASLAPMAIAATPIVAGERHGETTLESAAIRDGEHRDVLRFTVWYPAAPGSEETPLSIGPADALLFEVGRAAKDAPIAEGRLPTLLLSHGNGGTARMMGWLGTALARAGYLVIAVDHPGNNGADEMTLAGSVLTWLRADDLKAALAAVQADTLLGPHVDASRLGVIGYSAGGFTALLSAGARPDMARLLAFCHAHPDDGVCRPQQEAATHTMEARLAAAASPQLQPYVRHAQDDRSIPGVRAVFVLAPAIVQAFAPEQLKALQQPVAIVLGAVDDVAPPATNGDVAAELIPKATLHALPDVGHYDFLSTCTPLAKERLPALCVTAVPKEQTHGVVVEDAVRFFGEALR, encoded by the coding sequence ATGCGTTCGACCCGATGGATACTGACCCTGCTGTTGGCTTCGCTGGCACCGATGGCGATAGCGGCGACTCCCATCGTCGCCGGTGAACGCCACGGCGAGACGACACTGGAAAGCGCGGCGATACGCGATGGCGAACACCGCGATGTGCTGCGCTTCACCGTGTGGTACCCGGCAGCGCCTGGCAGCGAAGAAACGCCGCTGAGCATCGGGCCAGCGGATGCGCTGCTGTTCGAGGTAGGTCGCGCGGCGAAGGATGCGCCCATTGCCGAAGGGCGCCTGCCGACCTTGTTGCTGTCGCATGGCAATGGCGGCACCGCGCGCATGATGGGGTGGCTGGGCACCGCGCTGGCGCGTGCCGGCTACCTGGTGATCGCCGTGGACCACCCCGGCAACAACGGCGCCGACGAGATGACACTGGCCGGCAGCGTGCTGACCTGGCTGCGCGCCGATGACCTGAAAGCCGCATTGGCCGCAGTACAGGCCGACACGCTGCTGGGGCCGCATGTCGATGCATCACGGCTGGGTGTGATCGGCTACTCCGCCGGCGGCTTCACCGCGCTGCTGAGCGCTGGCGCACGGCCGGACATGGCGCGGCTGCTGGCGTTCTGTCACGCGCACCCGGACGACGGCGTATGCAGACCGCAGCAGGAAGCAGCCACGCATACGATGGAAGCGCGCCTTGCTGCCGCGGCATCGCCGCAACTGCAGCCGTATGTGCGTCACGCGCAGGATGATCGTTCGATTCCCGGTGTTCGCGCGGTGTTCGTGCTGGCGCCTGCCATCGTGCAGGCATTCGCACCGGAGCAGCTGAAGGCGTTGCAGCAGCCCGTGGCAATCGTGCTGGGCGCTGTGGATGACGTTGCGCCACCCGCGACCAACGGTGATGTGGCGGCGGAGCTGATTCCGAAAGCAACGCTGCACGCACTTCCGGATGTTGGTCACTACGATTTCCTGTCCACGTGCACGCCGCTGGCGAAGGAGCGGCTGCCGGCGCTGTGCGTGACTGCGGTGCCGAAGGAACAGACGCATGGCGTGGTGGTGGAAGACGCGGTGCGCTTCTTCGGCGAGGCGTTGCGGTAA
- a CDS encoding VOC family protein, with protein MRLLHLTLPVSDVARVAAYFRDVLQLEVDGDQVHIGWSTIQLQPAGGHAVGGVHLAFNVPDNRFDEAMAWLRARTPLQRNPEGLDYFALESSWQSQSVYFTGPDGLILELIGRRRLPSSDRKGVFHGSELTCLSEVGLPSNDVDAVREHSSQRFGLQPISPPSPQFAPMGDDEGLLIVVAADRRWFPEQKDLPNAQGVQLQVGDVRGSGELHDAALGWRVSAA; from the coding sequence ATGCGCCTGCTGCACCTCACACTGCCGGTATCCGATGTCGCCCGCGTTGCTGCGTACTTCCGCGACGTGCTGCAACTGGAGGTGGACGGCGACCAGGTCCATATCGGCTGGAGCACGATCCAGCTGCAACCTGCTGGCGGTCATGCGGTCGGCGGCGTGCATCTGGCCTTCAATGTGCCGGACAACCGCTTCGACGAAGCCATGGCCTGGCTGCGCGCACGTACGCCGTTGCAACGCAATCCGGAAGGCCTCGATTACTTCGCACTGGAAAGCAGTTGGCAGTCACAGTCGGTGTACTTCACCGGACCCGATGGCCTGATCCTGGAACTGATCGGTCGCAGGCGCTTGCCGTCCAGTGACCGCAAAGGCGTCTTCCATGGCAGCGAACTGACCTGCCTGAGCGAGGTGGGCCTGCCCAGCAACGATGTCGATGCGGTGCGCGAGCATTCCAGCCAACGCTTCGGCCTGCAGCCGATCAGCCCGCCATCGCCGCAGTTCGCACCGATGGGTGACGACGAGGGCCTGTTGATCGTGGTTGCCGCCGATCGCCGTTGGTTCCCCGAGCAGAAAGACCTGCCCAATGCGCAGGGCGTGCAGCTGCAGGTGGGTGATGTGCGCGGTAGCGGCGAACTGCACGATGCCGCGCTGGGCTGGCGGGTGTCGGCAGCCTGA
- a CDS encoding TPM domain-containing protein, translating into MSRVLQWRNAWQWVWLALLLCLLPLPVLAAAPVPALDDPVVDTANALSVSTRATLREQALQLQARKGAQLQVLVVPSVGEDGIEAYAQRVFDQWQLGRAGVDDGVLLLVAVQDRRVRIQTGYGLEGTIPDAYAARIIDKAIVPRLREGNLDQGMLDGSRVLVALIDGEQLPPWEDASARNVLPADWRTGDSVVALTLLAGFLAGLWRSPPRLLATRTEADFTGNRRERRRKALAANAAMPRPTWPTLPAWGRPLLVTAVMTAGLLSATLLLPRHVLPALFFVLLPAVPVATLLGWCWRRSRGVRILLCGMLVVSIGFFVVMLVRGQLPPSLALHTLLNLAAGIAAMLVFFLVQAGRARWRKNRNSFAVRLVVLVLLTGAYVLGALLAIDRADDENARVLATIVSSVGTLFLYFIWVFTLLPGEKARGGRGSSRGYRSSSSTSSSSSSSSSSSGWSGGGGRSGGGGASGSW; encoded by the coding sequence ATGAGCCGGGTGCTGCAGTGGCGCAACGCATGGCAGTGGGTATGGCTGGCACTGCTGCTCTGCCTGTTGCCGCTGCCAGTGCTGGCGGCGGCCCCGGTTCCGGCACTGGATGACCCGGTGGTGGACACCGCCAACGCGCTGTCCGTCAGTACCCGCGCCACGCTGCGCGAGCAGGCATTGCAGCTGCAGGCACGCAAGGGCGCGCAACTGCAGGTGCTGGTGGTGCCGAGCGTTGGCGAGGACGGCATAGAAGCCTATGCACAGCGTGTCTTCGACCAGTGGCAGCTGGGCCGCGCCGGTGTCGATGATGGGGTGCTGCTGCTGGTGGCAGTGCAGGACAGGCGCGTACGTATCCAGACCGGCTATGGCCTGGAAGGCACCATTCCCGATGCCTATGCCGCACGCATCATCGACAAGGCGATCGTGCCGCGCCTGCGCGAAGGAAACCTGGACCAGGGGATGCTGGACGGCAGCAGGGTGCTGGTGGCGCTGATCGATGGTGAGCAACTGCCGCCCTGGGAAGATGCATCGGCACGCAACGTGCTGCCCGCGGATTGGCGCACAGGGGATTCGGTCGTTGCGCTGACGTTGCTGGCGGGGTTCCTGGCCGGTCTGTGGCGATCACCGCCGCGCCTGCTGGCGACCAGGACCGAGGCCGATTTCACCGGCAACCGCCGCGAGCGGCGGCGCAAGGCACTGGCAGCCAATGCGGCAATGCCCAGACCGACGTGGCCGACATTGCCTGCCTGGGGCAGACCGCTGCTGGTGACGGCAGTGATGACCGCTGGGTTGCTTTCGGCGACGCTGCTGCTGCCGCGGCATGTGCTGCCTGCGCTGTTCTTCGTGCTCTTACCCGCTGTACCAGTGGCGACCCTGCTGGGTTGGTGCTGGCGTCGCAGCCGTGGTGTGCGCATCCTGCTGTGCGGCATGTTGGTCGTCAGCATCGGTTTCTTTGTGGTGATGCTGGTCCGTGGCCAGTTGCCGCCCAGCCTTGCCCTGCACACGCTGCTGAACCTGGCGGCAGGCATCGCCGCCATGCTGGTGTTTTTCCTGGTGCAGGCCGGCCGCGCGCGCTGGCGGAAGAACCGCAACAGCTTCGCCGTGCGCCTGGTGGTGCTGGTGCTGCTGACCGGCGCCTATGTGCTGGGTGCACTGCTGGCCATCGACCGGGCCGACGACGAGAACGCACGCGTGCTGGCGACGATCGTGTCCAGCGTGGGCACCCTGTTCCTGTACTTCATCTGGGTGTTCACCCTGCTGCCCGGCGAAAAAGCCCGCGGCGGCCGCGGTTCGTCCCGGGGCTACCGTTCCTCGTCCAGCACCTCGTCGTCGAGCTCGTCCTCAAGCAGTTCCAGCGGCTGGTCCGGTGGCGGTGGCCGCAGCGGCGGCGGTGGCGCATCGGGTAGCTGGTAG
- a CDS encoding peptidoglycan-binding protein — protein MADIYQDMVQPRGAAYSSDRIKSWSHYREPIDQSDGRLHGNSRRWGDATPEVQSRVIDTIIESAREKGLTPRETAHVLAIARVESGFNPDAAAGTTSASGLGQFIDKTGNHYHLNNRNRFDVGAQSDALVDHYIDNRTLAHKRGQGEEYIYKYHHDGPTRDYGGLNLSEKKVMPYVDKYEQFVEQRLGQTHGQSHGSHAAPAVAAATHAQAKPAAAHAEGQTRNFEQTMQVMLPPQNGVKPHVTGEFGEHRAHKPHGGTDFNYVGGQHGRNLQHPTVNAPISGTVTFVGGDYGTVKIRDAQGNSHEILHMQSTQVKEGQPIKAGEPIGTMGGRGPGGAGQYAQHVHYQLKDPHGKLLSPQDFWDHGKLKETGQRGHAHDGDHNGVLRQGAKGEDVTALQKELNRLGVRDGHGNRLSEDGKFGANTKDALTAYQKQHGLSADGVAGPATLGKLAEGRSHAEAAPKGPQLGDKAHPDTPLHNAIRGHMPGMICNEMSAHVTAQAKAAGIDSPEKLQGVTVQDGKAFVMGTVPGFRTAVDMTQTAPSLQETSAAMLAKHEPSQQHVQDEQQRVAMGR, from the coding sequence ATGGCAGACATCTACCAGGACATGGTCCAGCCCCGCGGGGCGGCCTACAGCAGTGACCGCATCAAATCGTGGAGCCACTACCGCGAGCCGATCGACCAGAGTGACGGCCGCCTGCATGGCAATTCCCGCCGGTGGGGCGATGCGACCCCGGAAGTACAGTCACGGGTGATCGACACGATCATCGAGTCGGCGCGCGAGAAGGGCCTCACCCCGCGCGAAACCGCGCACGTACTGGCCATCGCCCGCGTTGAATCGGGCTTCAACCCCGATGCCGCCGCTGGCACCACCTCGGCCTCGGGCCTGGGCCAGTTCATCGACAAGACCGGCAACCACTACCACCTCAACAACCGCAACCGCTTCGACGTCGGCGCACAGTCCGATGCACTGGTTGATCACTACATCGACAACCGCACGCTGGCGCACAAGCGCGGCCAGGGTGAGGAATACATCTACAAGTACCACCACGACGGCCCGACCCGCGACTACGGTGGTCTCAACCTGTCTGAAAAGAAGGTGATGCCGTACGTGGACAAGTACGAGCAGTTCGTGGAGCAGCGCCTGGGACAGACCCACGGCCAGTCCCATGGCAGCCACGCGGCACCCGCCGTAGCTGCGGCCACGCACGCGCAGGCCAAGCCGGCAGCGGCGCATGCCGAAGGCCAGACCCGCAACTTCGAGCAGACCATGCAGGTGATGCTGCCCCCGCAGAACGGGGTCAAGCCGCACGTTACCGGTGAGTTCGGCGAACACCGCGCGCACAAACCGCACGGCGGCACCGACTTCAACTATGTCGGTGGCCAGCACGGCCGCAATCTGCAGCACCCCACCGTCAACGCACCGATCTCCGGTACGGTGACCTTCGTCGGTGGCGACTACGGCACGGTGAAGATCAGGGATGCGCAGGGCAACTCGCACGAGATCCTGCACATGCAGTCGACCCAGGTGAAAGAAGGCCAGCCGATCAAGGCGGGCGAGCCGATCGGCACCATGGGCGGGCGTGGGCCGGGCGGTGCGGGGCAGTACGCCCAGCACGTGCATTACCAGTTGAAGGATCCGCACGGCAAGCTGCTCAGCCCGCAGGACTTCTGGGACCACGGCAAGCTGAAGGAAACCGGCCAGAGGGGCCATGCGCATGATGGCGACCACAACGGCGTGCTGCGCCAGGGTGCCAAGGGCGAGGACGTGACTGCGCTGCAGAAGGAACTCAACCGCTTGGGCGTGCGCGATGGCCACGGCAACCGGCTGAGCGAGGATGGCAAATTCGGTGCCAATACCAAGGACGCACTGACCGCCTACCAGAAGCAGCACGGGCTTTCCGCCGATGGCGTGGCCGGTCCGGCGACGCTGGGCAAGCTGGCCGAAGGCCGCAGCCATGCCGAGGCGGCGCCGAAGGGGCCACAACTGGGTGACAAGGCGCATCCGGATACGCCGCTGCACAACGCGATCCGTGGCCACATGCCGGGCATGATCTGCAACGAAATGAGTGCGCATGTGACCGCCCAGGCCAAGGCCGCCGGCATCGATTCGCCGGAAAAGCTGCAGGGCGTGACCGTGCAGGATGGCAAGGCCTTCGTGATGGGTACCGTCCCCGGTTTCCGTACTGCAGTGGACATGACCCAGACGGCACCGAGCCTGCAGGAGACCAGCGCAGCCATGCTGGCCAAGCATGAGCCTTCGCAGCAGCACGTGCAGGACGAGCAGCAGCGAGTGGCCATGGGCCGTTGA
- a CDS encoding YiiX/YebB-like N1pC/P60 family cysteine hydrolase: MRAFLLVISLLVPTLWPGVVAALEVQEGDLLFVTAGQSGLSAAIDDATGKQGAPSFDHVALVASAPQGWEVLHADEKGSRRQTLDQFREDARGKQRQIVVYRLRAPPANAITDAVATARTMLGKPYNAAYVLNDESYYCSDFIERAFRAHHVFALQPMNFRNPQTGEISRHWVDLYRGMGMEVPQDLPGTNPNDMAAAAVLQRIGVLE, translated from the coding sequence ATGCGCGCATTCCTGCTTGTCATCTCCCTGCTGGTGCCAACGCTGTGGCCTGGTGTTGTGGCCGCGCTGGAGGTCCAGGAAGGCGACCTGCTGTTCGTCACCGCCGGCCAAAGTGGCCTGAGCGCGGCCATCGACGATGCAACCGGGAAACAGGGGGCGCCCAGCTTCGACCATGTCGCACTGGTGGCTTCGGCGCCGCAGGGCTGGGAGGTGCTGCACGCCGATGAGAAAGGCTCGCGCCGGCAGACGCTGGATCAGTTCCGCGAGGACGCCCGGGGCAAGCAGCGGCAGATCGTGGTCTATCGGCTGCGCGCGCCGCCGGCCAATGCCATCACCGATGCGGTGGCCACCGCACGCACGATGCTGGGCAAGCCGTACAACGCCGCCTACGTGTTGAACGACGAAAGTTACTACTGCTCGGACTTCATCGAACGCGCGTTCCGTGCACACCATGTGTTCGCGCTGCAGCCGATGAACTTCCGCAACCCGCAGACCGGTGAAATCTCCCGGCATTGGGTTGATCTGTACCGGGGCATGGGCATGGAGGTTCCGCAGGACCTGCCCGGCACCAATCCCAACGACATGGCCGCAGCGGCGGTGCTGCAGCGGATCGGCGTGCTCGAATAA
- a CDS encoding TIGR00366 family protein — translation MASTAAVQDGWMARAALRSAAWAEKWFPDAYVFAVLGVVIVAVAAMGFGATPQATASAFGDGFWSLIPFTMQMAFVVIGGYALATAPVVARFIDFLARVPRTGRGAVVYVGLISMLASLLSWGFSLVFGGLLVRALARRSELRMDYRAAGASAYLGLGAVWAMGLSSSAAQLQANPASMPPGLVEITGVLPFTETIFLWQSIVLTAVLILVSLLIAWLTAPAAGSARTAEDFPGAAQAEPEPLQRRTRPGEWLEYSPLLTVLLSLLAFGWLFNEFANKPLVTAIANLNTYNFLFISLGLLLHWRPRSFLNAVAKAVPSTTGVLIQFPLYGGIAMILTHAAGGDGETLAHRLSSLFVHVASTDTFALVMGVYSAVLGFFVPSGGGKWIIEAPYVMQAANELKAHLGWAVQVYNAAEALPNLINPFWMLPLLGVLGLKARDIVGFTFIQLLVHIPLVLGLLWLLGMTLAYVPPVMP, via the coding sequence ATGGCTTCGACGGCAGCAGTACAGGACGGCTGGATGGCGCGCGCAGCCTTGCGCTCGGCCGCCTGGGCGGAAAAGTGGTTCCCCGATGCGTATGTGTTCGCGGTGCTCGGCGTGGTCATCGTCGCCGTTGCGGCAATGGGCTTCGGTGCCACTCCGCAGGCCACCGCCAGCGCCTTCGGCGACGGCTTCTGGAGCCTGATTCCCTTCACCATGCAGATGGCCTTCGTGGTCATCGGTGGCTATGCCCTGGCCACCGCACCTGTGGTCGCGCGCTTCATCGACTTCCTGGCACGGGTGCCGCGTACCGGTCGTGGCGCGGTGGTCTACGTCGGCCTGATCAGCATGCTGGCCTCGCTGCTCAGCTGGGGCTTCTCGCTGGTGTTCGGCGGCCTGCTGGTGCGCGCGCTGGCCCGCCGCAGCGAACTGCGCATGGATTACCGCGCTGCCGGTGCCTCGGCCTATCTGGGCCTGGGCGCGGTGTGGGCGATGGGCCTGAGTTCGTCGGCCGCACAGCTGCAGGCCAATCCGGCCAGCATGCCGCCAGGGCTGGTGGAGATCACCGGCGTACTGCCGTTCACCGAAACCATCTTCCTGTGGCAGTCGATTGTGCTGACCGCCGTATTGATCCTGGTCTCGCTGCTGATTGCCTGGCTCACCGCGCCGGCTGCCGGCAGTGCGCGTACCGCCGAAGATTTCCCCGGCGCCGCGCAGGCCGAGCCGGAGCCGCTGCAGCGTCGCACCCGCCCAGGCGAGTGGCTGGAATACAGCCCCCTGTTGACCGTACTGCTCTCGCTGCTGGCCTTCGGCTGGTTGTTCAACGAGTTCGCCAACAAACCGTTGGTCACCGCGATCGCCAACCTCAACACCTACAACTTCCTGTTCATTTCGCTGGGTCTGCTGCTGCACTGGCGCCCGCGCAGCTTCCTCAACGCGGTAGCCAAGGCGGTGCCCAGCACCACCGGCGTGCTGATCCAGTTCCCGCTGTACGGCGGCATCGCGATGATCCTCACCCACGCCGCCGGCGGCGATGGCGAGACCTTGGCGCATCGCCTGTCGAGCCTGTTCGTGCACGTGGCCAGCACCGATACGTTCGCGCTGGTGATGGGCGTGTACTCGGCAGTGCTGGGTTTCTTCGTGCCGTCCGGTGGCGGCAAGTGGATCATCGAAGCGCCCTACGTGATGCAGGCCGCGAATGAACTGAAGGCGCACCTGGGCTGGGCGGTGCAGGTCTACAACGCGGCCGAAGCGCTGCCGAACCTGATCAATCCATTCTGGATGCTGCCGCTGCTGGGCGTGCTTGGCCTGAAGGCCCGCGACATCGTCGGCTTCACCTTCATCCAGCTGCTGGTGCATATCCCGCTGGTGCTGGGGTTGCTGTGGCTGCTGGGCATGACCCTGGCCTATGTGCCGCCGGTGATGCCGTAA
- the ubiA gene encoding 4-hydroxybenzoate octaprenyltransferase: MADTPLSAPHPAPTPRWRHYWSLMRADRPIGTLLLLWPTWWALWLAAGGLPPLWTLFVFTAGVWLTRSAGCVINDYADRWLDPHVERTKARPLATGAISGRAALALFAVLMLVAFGLVLTLNGLTIALSFIGVFLAASYPYLKRYTHLPQVYLGMSFGWGIPMAFAAVQGEVPMLGWLLYAGNILWSTAYDTWYAMVDREDDLKMGSHSTAILFGDLDLVIQGVLYALFLATMALVGVRGGLGGYYLAGVAVATLLVVYEFWICRNRERGPCFKAFLHNNWVGAALFAGIAVDLALR; the protein is encoded by the coding sequence ATGGCTGATACCCCCCTTTCCGCGCCGCATCCGGCGCCGACGCCGCGCTGGCGGCATTACTGGAGTCTGATGCGCGCCGATCGCCCGATCGGCACGCTGCTGCTGCTGTGGCCCACCTGGTGGGCGTTGTGGCTTGCCGCCGGTGGACTGCCGCCGCTGTGGACCCTGTTCGTATTCACCGCCGGCGTGTGGCTGACCCGCTCGGCCGGCTGCGTCATCAACGACTATGCCGACCGCTGGCTCGACCCGCATGTGGAGCGCACCAAGGCACGGCCGTTGGCGACCGGTGCGATCAGCGGCCGCGCGGCGCTGGCGTTGTTCGCGGTGCTGATGCTGGTGGCCTTCGGCCTGGTGCTGACCCTGAACGGCCTGACCATCGCCCTGAGCTTCATCGGCGTGTTCCTGGCCGCCAGCTATCCCTACCTGAAGCGCTACACCCACTTGCCGCAGGTCTATCTGGGCATGTCGTTCGGCTGGGGCATCCCGATGGCCTTCGCCGCCGTGCAGGGCGAGGTGCCGATGCTGGGCTGGCTGCTGTATGCCGGCAACATCCTGTGGTCCACCGCCTACGACACCTGGTACGCCATGGTCGATCGCGAGGACGACCTGAAGATGGGTTCGCACTCCACCGCGATCCTGTTCGGCGATCTGGACCTGGTCATCCAGGGCGTGCTGTACGCACTGTTCCTGGCCACGATGGCGCTGGTCGGCGTGCGCGGCGGGCTGGGCGGGTACTACCTGGCCGGCGTAGCGGTGGCGACGCTGCTGGTGGTGTACGAATTCTGGATCTGCCGCAACCGCGAGCGTGGGCCGTGCTTCAAGGCCTTCCTGCACAACAACTGGGTGGGTGCCGCGCTGTTTGCCGGCATCGCCGTGGATCTGGCGTTGCGTTGA
- a CDS encoding SapC family protein, producing the protein MIEDSQLSVAEGDGVDTLPAQEDVGPMYPPLYRAPVLLSSRDHAHWRLLPGDAAFAAGSHAVPLVLGEFAAASRCYPLVFVGEDAAPMAVLGLEAEHNRFVVADQWQSGAYVPAYVRRYPFVFARTTQPDGHALAIDADAAMLRTEGDEGQPLFEADGQPSELTRQALQFCEAFTSEAAATAAFSAQLLASGVLVDRQADVVRADGRTSSLLGFQVVDPDRFAALPEATVIAWHHQGWLAPVHFHLASLARFNDLLSG; encoded by the coding sequence ATGATTGAAGACTCACAACTCTCAGTAGCCGAGGGTGATGGTGTGGATACGTTGCCCGCGCAGGAAGACGTTGGCCCGATGTACCCGCCGCTGTACCGTGCGCCGGTGTTGCTGTCCTCGCGCGACCATGCGCACTGGCGACTGCTGCCGGGCGATGCCGCGTTCGCTGCGGGCAGCCATGCCGTGCCCCTGGTGTTGGGCGAATTTGCCGCTGCATCCCGTTGCTACCCGCTGGTGTTTGTCGGCGAAGACGCCGCGCCGATGGCAGTGCTGGGGCTGGAAGCGGAGCACAATCGTTTCGTAGTGGCCGACCAATGGCAGAGTGGGGCCTATGTGCCGGCCTACGTGCGGCGCTACCCCTTCGTGTTCGCACGGACCACCCAGCCCGATGGTCATGCGTTGGCCATCGATGCCGATGCAGCGATGCTGCGCACCGAGGGGGATGAAGGTCAGCCGTTGTTCGAGGCCGATGGCCAGCCCAGCGAATTGACCCGTCAGGCACTGCAGTTCTGCGAAGCCTTTACCAGCGAAGCCGCCGCCACCGCCGCCTTCAGCGCGCAGCTGTTGGCCTCGGGTGTGCTGGTGGATCGTCAGGCCGATGTGGTGCGTGCCGACGGTCGAACCTCCAGCCTGCTCGGCTTCCAGGTCGTCGACCCCGATCGTTTCGCTGCGCTGCCCGAGGCGACCGTCATCGCCTGGCATCACCAGGGGTGGTTGGCACCGGTGCACTTCCACCTGGCCTCGCTGGCGCGCTTCAACGACCTGCTCAGCGGCTGA